Below is a genomic region from Salvelinus sp. IW2-2015 linkage group LG18, ASM291031v2, whole genome shotgun sequence.
GAAGCCAAGGTGTCATCCCACCTTCCAGGTGGTGGGGAGAGATGGTGCACTCTGTTGCCATGACAGTGGAAGTCCTCTTTGTTATGTTGTTTCTGACCAGTACTCAGTGTAATCCCGTGGCAGACTTGTCAGTGAGCCGGGAACGCTTGGAGCGTGTCCTGACCCAGGCCAGAGAGGACAAGCAAGACAAGCAGCAGGCCTCAGTGGGTGCGCTCAGCTACAGCACGCAGCAGCAGCTGGAGGAGATCAGCTTCATGGGCCTGGAGACCCACAGAGGGGCCAGCAACAGAACCTCTGTCAACAGATCCAGGCCAAACTCCAGCTCCCAGAAACTTGCTGGATCCAAGGCCGGGAAGGCATCACAGGAGTTGTGGGAAGAGCAAGAGGGGGGCCTGAGCCGAGTAGACGAGGGTCCCACGAGTGAAACAAATCTCTCTCTTGACGCTATCGACGAGTACGCATATCCAGATTACAGGGGGAAGGGCTGCATGGACGAAAGTGGCTTTGTGTTTGCCATTGGGGAGAAGTTTACCCCGGGGCCCTCCACATGCCCTTGCCTCTGCACGGACGAGGGACCCCTGTGTGCCAAACCTGAATGTCCCAAAGTTCACCCTCGCTGTATCCGGGTGGACACCAGCCAGTGCTGTCCAGAGTGCAAGGAGAAGAAGAACTACTGTGAGTTCAGGGGAAAGGTCTACACAACGCTACAAGAGTTTAAGGTGAGTCTGGAAATGATATCTTTAAAGGTTTACGGGGTGTTATTCTCTAGGAACCAAACATAAGCAAACGAGCCAAAACGGGAATGGATTACCTGAACGTGTACAACAAGAAACGCTAGTGTTTGTTTTCCGTTTCAAAACGTTTTTCGacatgaatacaccccaggtgatGATGYCATCCTTAGGCAGCCTCATTCATAGTgctatttaatttaaatgtattcttGTAACAGTCTGTGCTTCAAGAGATCAACCTCTGAAATGAAAAGAAACTCCAGCACACTAGTGACCTAGTAGCTGATTAAACGCAACTCCACGATTTACGATGGAGTTGAGCGGCGACTTGTGTGGGAAGACTGGAGCTCTGACGTCACATAAAATGAATTACACACTaccagtggttgaaaaagtacccaaatatcatacttgagtaaaagtaaagatacttcaatggaaaatgactcaagtaaaagtgaaagtcatccagtaaaatactactttagtaaaagtcttaacagtatttggttttaaatatacttaagtatcaaaagtaaatgtaattgctcaaatatacttaagtgtcaaaagttaaagtataaatcatttaaaattccttatattaagcaaaccagacggcactattttcttgttatttttttttttacggatagccagggggggcacactccaacgctcagacatcatttacaaatgaagcacgcgtgttcagtgagtccgccagatcagaggcatgtTCCCTTGACGAGGGATGTTCCCTTGCTTAGtgtatgaattggaccatatttctttcctgctaagcattcaaaatgtaataattaattttgggtgtcagggaaaatgtatgaagtaaaaatgacatgattttcttcaggaatgttgtgaagtaaaagttaaagctgtcaaaaatataaataggaaagtagcatacagataacccaaaaaactactataaagtatttttacttaagtactttacacctctgTACACGACATTGTTCTGGGTAGTTGCGAGCTATTCTTTGGATGCTAAAATGACGTCGGAGCTCCAGTCCCCACTAGTCGCCGCTCAACTCCATTGTAAATCATGGAGTTGAATTTAGTCGGCTCGTAATCTAGATGTTCCACAGTTTTAGTGGATCTCGTTACCAACGTTTCGGTCTCCGTAGACATTCCATGTGGGAAACTGTTGATAGATTGCCAGTGTATCGTGAATACTATACCAAAATACTTTTCAGTGTAGCAAGCAAACAAGCAGCGAAGCACATTTATGATGGCAAAAGTcagcatttatttttattcacaCAAAGTTTGAACATAACATTACTCTAAATTGAATAGTATGTTTAAGCTTAAGAGTAATTGTGTTAATATTCTTATCTTGATATATTCTAGTCTTGGTGGAGTTATCTATTTTAAGCCAAGCCCAGGAGACCTCAAAAGGGCTTATTCCTTCATTTATTTTAGAAGCTCCATCCACAACTATTCCATCAGCCTTCTATTCTATCTTTGATTAAAGAAAGGTATTATATGTGACTGTTTCAGGCATCTCTTTGTGCTAGCACTGGAGGGTCACACCAGGAGGTTAGGTCTAATATGGGACTTATTTCCGTTAATGCAGAGTGATACAAGCAGCTCGCTTGTAGCTCTCCTGGGAGaagtctgtggagagagagagagatcagaaagagagaaaggaaaaagagagagagagagagacccacttCCACTAAAGTAAATGTCTTCTATCCTCTGTGGATGCCTGCCTAGAGGATTAGAAACAAAGCAACAGGCGAGCCTTGTGGTTGATTGCTGTGTTCTGCGGCGGTACTGTAAGTGGGGTCTCCCTCTTGCCGTTTTTCACATTGGCGTGCTGGTCAGAAGCTCGAGCCGCTCTGCAATCGACTTGATCCATGCTGTTAGGATTAACCTATGTTCTCTGATTTAAAAGGAAATGCTCACGTGGCTTCAGACTAAAGCCTACGGTGGTAGCATCTCCAGTCAAGGGAGGTGACTTGGTTGAAGGCATATTGTCGACACAAGTTGCATCATAAGGTCTTGGGCCCTGTTTTTCTCCAATACTTTTGGACTTGGAAAGCTCCATTAATCAAACTGTTCTCTCTAGTTCACAAAGCAAGACATTTGAAGCGTATAGCTTCTGTTTCCAACTGAGCACACAATCAGCACATTGATTTCCCTATTTTCGGTTGATTGTGCACTGAAGTTCATTTCTCGACGCATGTCTCCTTCAAATGAAGTATGTATTTCCAATAAAGTGCCGTAAGATGGGACCTCCCTGTGTTCTAAGCTCTGTGGCTGAATGTTTGATGTTCAATGTCCTTATATTGGCTAGTGGACCAgacaggtgagtgagtgagtacttgcatgagagagagagagattttgaaaCACACAGTCTTTTTCCCTCTGCCCCCAGGTGTCTCCGTGTGAGAAGTGTCGCTGTGAGGGGAGTGGAGAGGTGTTGTGCTCTGTGTCAGCTTGTCCCCAGACAGAGTGTGTGGACCCAGTGTATGAGCCTGAACGGTGCTGCCCCATCTGTAAGACCGGTGAGAGATCCTGCTTGTCTCAACATTTTTGGTACCTTAATACGGAACACACAGCATTTCATTTACCATTTTCATTTGACTGTGTGTCTTTGAGAAATCATACATGATTGGCCTGACAAATGATTGACAATAGTTGGTTGCAGTGCTAGATTTATTCGTATGATTGTGTGTATGTGATAATGCATGACTCTCTATTAGCCAGCCCTGTTTGTTTCCAACGTGAACAGATATTCCTGTTTCGGTGCCACAATATGCTGGCGTGAATAAAAGGCGAATCAGGGTTTGAGCATCCTGGGTTAGTGTGTGAGAGCTCTCTGATTTGAAAGAATTACACTCTCTTATAAGAGCGCTTCTCTGGCTCACTGTGGATTATCTGAAGTTGTTTCAGATGATTTTAGACAGCATGTCCTAGATTGTGTCCCCCTTATTTTTCTTGGCGCGACTCTAATGCAACATGGCAATGTCAGCGACGTTGCTTCCTTCAGCAAAAAGAATGATGACTGGCGATACGCATCTCAGACGTGGCCTCTTAAAGCGATGCTGTTTATCACAAACAAGGGAAATGCTATCAACATTAaatgaaatacagtgcatttggaaagtattctgaccccttgactttttccctgtattgttacgttacagccatattctaaaatgtattaaatcattttttcccctcatcagtctacacacaataccccataatgacaaagagaactggttttcagacatttttgcaaatgtatggaataaTTCAGTACCAtggctatgagacttgaaattgagctcaagtacatcccgtttccattgatcatccttgagatgtttctacaacttgattggagtccacctgtggtaaat
It encodes:
- the LOC111977532 gene encoding brorin-like, coding for MVHSVAMTVEVLFVMLFLTSTQCNPVADLSVSRERLERVLTQAREDKQDKQQASVGALSYSTQQQLEEISFMGLETHRGASNRTSVNRSRPNSSSQKLAGSKAGKASQELWEEQEGGLSRVDEGPTSETNLSLDAIDEYAYPDYRGKGCMDESGFVFAIGEKFTPGPSTCPCLCTDEGPLCAKPECPKVHPRCIRVDTSQCCPECKEKKNYCEFRGKVYTTLQEFKVSPCEKCRCEGSGEVLCSVSACPQTECVDPVYEPERCCPICKTGPNCYADTQVIPAGREVKIDECSICYCTYEEGTWQIERQATCSKNEC